Genomic DNA from Salvia miltiorrhiza cultivar Shanhuang (shh) chromosome 1, IMPLAD_Smil_shh, whole genome shotgun sequence:
ggaatcattgtatacaagcataaagttcttgctttcagtatacaaatccaacacggAGTAGGTGCTTCTATGGGTGATGGCGGATGAGGAATGATTGTTGGTGACGGAGAAGGAGTTTCTACAACTGGCGGTGGGGGAGGAGAAGGAGACGGGGGCAAGAAGGGGGAGGGAGAAGGGGAGGCGGCAGTGGTGGTGGGGAACCTGGAGGTGGGGGTGAAGGTGAAGGTGGCGGTGGAGGCGACGATGGAGGCGGAGGGGGGATTTGCAccgttaaaaaaaaaaaaaaaaactaacggtgttaagcaccgttaaaacgcaaggggggatttgcttaggtttagccacgttaaggtagtaaacagcgcttaccctgactatagggtcctatacgcgataggggccccaacgttggggggtatttggtacttaaccctaaaattaatacaaattttattctcgttaaatttaattgcattaaaaactcTTATAATTTAAAGATATTTAAAtggaaaataattataattaaacaatcatgtaaacttctttgaaaggaaaaaaatgacatctacttatttttcacctaaaaacgaaaaaaaaaaaaagaacaagaatATTATGTTCAACATTAATTAGAAATAAATGAGCGAGGACAAAAATTAATCTTGACACTAATAAGTttataacttattcattttttataattttttacatCGAATTGAAGATCTTttcgtaatctttaatttaacattcatattgaatatttattcatgATTCAAagttaatgattttttaaaaagaattaaaataagaaaaagaaaatataagagATAGAAAATTTGGTGGTAAAAGCTgagagaaaacaaaaaaattggCGCTAATAAAAACTTCCCTTTATATTATAGTATAaggatatttgccgtaaaatacacaaactttcaacaaattttggtttttcccatgacctttaaaatttggaaaaaaaaaatacaccacctttcgagtttttctaatttttcccaCGACAACTCTTTCTGATGAAACTAAAGCTGATGTGGCATAATAATGCCAACATAGAAAATAACCTAAGTGAAAATCACTCTCTATGAATTGAGGTAGCACAATAAAGATGATGTATCTATGAATTGAAAATCCTTTACGTTTAGATATCAAAAGATCTAAGTTAGAAACCCTAAACCTTCAACTCTCTCACGCTTAGGGAATTTGAGGATGAGCGTGAGTTGCTGCTCATAGACATGATTATCTTGATTAGGAACCCTAAATTGTTGAAGATgttaagctgttttgaggatgAGCAAATTCGTTGCTAGATTTCGGAGCCCTAATTTCATATATGAAGATGCTCATACATTATTTCATAAGAAAATAACGTCGTTTCCTACAATTGAGAATGGCGCCGTTTTAGTTCGCCGACGATTATGCCATGTTGGAAATTCAGGCGTCCAACTCAGCTTTTATTTGGGGGTATTTCATATCCGTgggaaaattagaaaaaatcgaAAAGTGATTGAATTGAGCGGGTACATAGGATGTCGTTGCTCAGAATATTTGCTGAGGGCATTGGTTAATAAGTGTCCCACAATTGAGAGGCTTGTCATTAATATTGCAATTGATTTCTATGATGACCCTCAATTCGATGACTACATTGTCAAGCGAAAGTTAAAGGAAAAATACGGCCTTACATCAGATATGGGTGCAATGACACTGAAGGAAGCAGAGGAGCGCGTCCAACGTTTCGTATCCAGTATGCTTCCACTTAGATAGAGAAGTGCGCCCAACATTTCGTATCCAGTATGCCAGCCCAAGTGGAAGCGGATTAAAGTCGTCGTCACAGGAATCATGATCATTGTTATTTATGGTATTTATATGCCATCTTATTTAGGTTGAATTTGGAACATACTTCCATTTATGAAtgaatgtttttatttattgctATGGCACATGAACTCAATTGAGTATTTCACTTGGTTATGTCTAATGTTTGCTTATAATTCAATTccaatttcttcttttttggaTGAATTattcatacttttcattgtataAATAGTCATATACAAtatgctactccctccgtcccacaagaGTGTGCTTCATTTTTAGTGGCACGGAGTGTATTAAGAGTTGAAAAAGTGATTtactttattataaaataagagtaaGAAATAAGGAGTTAGTGGATGGGTAATGTCCAAAAATGGcaaatgcacactcttatggaaCGTCCCAATATAGAAATAAAGGCACACTCTTatggaacagagggagtataatataaaaagccactatatattttttttcatttaccAACATCGTCGTACCAAGTTTTTTTACATTTAACTTAagttattaattctatttatatatGGGGACTACAAAATAAAGCAAGAAGCCTATTCAACATACTCTACTTAGATATTGGTAGAATTTATATTCACAGTttcaaaatcatgaattttTACTTTCCACAAAAAAGATACCTCAATAATATGAAACAAAGTCAGGGTCCGCTTCACAATTACTATTTTGTTTATAACAAGGATAAACTCAATTCTACAATACAAAACCAACCTGCCCAATAAACTCGACCTTAGATATTTGTAagattcgaattcacaacttcaTAATCATAAATTAATCCACTCACTCTACTAAATAAATATCAATAAGGGCTTTTATCTAGTACCTATGATAATGTTGAATTTTCATGGGCCGACATTTCAAAAATTTgattagtgttcatatgatttATTTGTCCCTAGGATAGTTCATGCATTTCTTCCACAATCTTAAGCGTCCTTTATGCCCCAATGCTGTTAACAATTGAGTGGTAGAGATGTCTAAATGGGCCCAAAATGGTCTGTCCCAAAGGGCCAGCCCGACCCACCCGTAGTTTTGGTAGGATTGGCTACGAATTTAAAGGCCCAAAAATATCGGGCTTACCTGGCCCGACCCGTGCTGTTTGGCGGGCTACGGGCCAAAAAAGCTCATCGAGCTTTCGGGCCGAATTGGCCTgtcattttcttatatatttacGTTAGACAAAATTTCTTATATCGACTTGATAGATAGCCaaaaatgttatatatattGAGCTCCATtatttatgttttgtttttttttaccttagaaatggagtatattttatactccaaTTTCGAGCATATGCTTGCTCTTCTTCCCTCAACTTAATTTGAAGAAATACCaaatatattaaaacagcagcaCGAGTAAATAAATTGTCATTATTGCTTtatcacaaattaattaatttattataacaATAGACATTCTAGCCACCAAAACAGTCATTCATCCTGTGTGGCAAttcatataatttttattattaattttttaaattcttcattttatGTCATCCTTATCTTTTAGTTGCATTTTATTCATGCCTTCTTAATTATATTGTAAGTGATATTATTAATTGTGTAACTTAtggataattaaatttatattttactcATGACTTAACATAATTTGTGTATATTAGTCTATTTTTGATGTTCTTCACTTACACAATGTTGATTTTTGTCAcgccccaattcttgaaacaataactataattggggtacgactaatcatttaaataaacaagggaaaaaccttgtgaaatccgaataaaagggataacaatcgggcatcGCCCCTttagatgaagaaagacagataTCCAATTGATACAAATCAATAaacaaacatgacaaacttcaggatcacaagtttagtttcatgcttcagataaccaacattccttaatcaaaatacttgagagtcaaaagtctaggctcaacaaaagatatcgtttagagtcataacataaaggtcttaagtccAGAAAACGAAAGACATATAAAGGCTagtactacagcggaagtcaaaatacgaggttgaaccctagcctcagcttgccccgtcaacaccagccattaacctgaaaaacatttgaaaatatttgggctaattactaatgtacttagtgggctgcaacttttggaacatttcacaatctataagagcagtttatccaatcatactgacatgacatagaagatTTTAAAGAGAagtaacttctaagcatgttaaaatatttcatatatatatatatatatagagagagagagaagggttcaacagagaagttaaatattgtggagaatagagaagtcgtaaaataaaaacgaacagatctataattttaatgaacagatcaatgtaccgcatgaacaacaatttgccccgggttcgaatcttgctggtggcgagtttttctatatttttactaaatacgtctgttcattacttatgttgatctgttcataaaatatatagatttgttcgttctctcgaaaaagataattctttgttgaactcatatatatatatatatatatatatatatatatatatttatttatttaatgcgcgcagttgtcacactctattttgttactcgctgtgatcccggaccttttagccaccgacggatctctgtcttccgcttacttgaactgagtgcgtaacccagacaagtttactttgacctcgggatgtTACCCAGACAGGCctcatatttctcatgctccggaacacatccaaccgagcacccttataacgcctctggttagtgcccgatggagatcaacctaCCGAGTCTGCtcacaagtgtacacaattctcaaacaacgtgttaggtcataagagaacctcaattaaTTAActgtgcgagccttaaacatggtagagtgcacaaaaatatttattggataaacaatttgtatttcatgaaatatttaagctcattagctcaatcatacatttggaaaataagcccacctgattaggcaatgtcTGTCGTTTATTCtaatctctgaatcggaatagcggtgttagtcctcacgatccacgaagcctacaagaaatctatcctcttaataggtctcctgaatatAATCTTAAGTCAaggtaaagtgcttaacattctatgattcacttagccgggttttcaaaatttaatgaataaataattgaaaactaaaatttttgagttaagaacaccaacaatattcttactcgtctttcttttgtaattggaattgtAAATagccaattaaatcataaatactttcattgcaaaatataaatgcaacatgcttagcatataataaataattacttaaaatatgcacatagtaataatataatattattatgcaaattatcatttaaaataattaatcaaactatttaatagtctaattaaataattaagtacAGTCcatttaatgaaaaaaatatatataaatctgcACAGCCCAATGAGTAAAGCCCAACTGTTTTAAAAGAAGAAGGCCCAACACGTAAGCCCAAAACCCATCCCCCTTCTCTGCTCTACgctgtgctctgctctggtatacTCTGctattgatcactaatttattagcaacaaaataccgcaactaacacggtgcaattgtagcaaaaattggtaaccgagtatcgtatccacagggactaataaacgaaattactctagtAATCATAATAATTCCTATAGCAATATTCCGGCAACCAATAATATGCAGGAAAATAAAAACTAATCTCAagagaaaacaaataaaatcaaataaataaaacaaataaaaaaatgactgatcctagggatataaattcattaatcaaattcacataatcaacctattaatcctaattaccagtataatccagttatgatgagagatcgcttaattaatcaattactcttgctagagcagcaacgatcgtagattagtaaattctctatctccgctaggtctcaagaaaatctactaactcccaatagctcctaagaatagctccctatgatccacctatctccgctaggtctcaaggttaaaatcatatcatacattcctgaatccgctaaacagttatctccgttaggtctcaaaccgaatagctaaacatacAAATTATTGGctagataatccacaagaaatcaagcaccaggaattatgaatcataatctggaaggcacaaaggtattaacaaataaatcacataaattcaatcaactatttacaaactctagaatcacctaaacgaaactagccagacataataaaagaaaacataaacataattaataagaacgcaattggaaaaactgaattatataaaaactgaaagtagaacaattgtagcagcttgaatcttcaatcttgtggaaatccaagccaatcagtaaaaactggaaagaaaaaaaaaaatctaaagctataaaactgaaaataaaatctgggaagtgaaaaataaagttgggaacccaaaataggtcaaaagaagacctatttataggcacaggggataaatacagtatagagctcgaaaatactgataaaatccgaaaatgcggcaaaatcccgaaaattcggaaattctcgtcgggcactattcactattgcgcgcgactttcttgtttcggccatatcttcctcatccgaactcggatttgcgaaccgtttgcgcctacgaactcgtatcgagacgatttACAACTTTTATTAATACCATCAGTctaaattcgaactccatatttctataaaaattatcaaagtacgaccaagtaacatatttcacaagataaagcaatttaagcacaaaacaatcattcaacactccatttcctataaaattaacatcatatgaacattaaaaacaagggaaacatgagtgttatcagctaTGCTCTGCTCTGCTTTGGTATActacgctctgctctgctatACTCAGGTATActacgctctgctctggtatacTACGCTCTGCTATACTCTGCTATActacgctctgctctgctacgctctgctctggtatacTACGCTCTGATCTGCTCTGCTATACTCTGGTATATTACCCTTTCTTCTACTTTGCTCTTCTCtcctctactctgctctgctctactcttCTCTCCTCTCCTCTGCTCTACTCTCATCTGCTCTACTATCCTCTCCTCTACTCTGCTATTCTCTCCTCTACTCTGCTCTCCACTTCTCCTCCTTTCTCTCTCAAGACCACCGCCTCTCTTTCCCTCCATAGCTtccgccgccaccgccaccgccaccgccaccgcctccCTTCCGACAACCGTACGGCCGGAAGGCCTGCTGccctcgtctccctctctctctcccagcCCTCGACACTCGACACACtcaccaacaacaaaaggaGAAACATAGCTTTGAAAGTTCTacttcttctcttttcttcttttaaaacAATCACGCTTGTATATAAATGTATATGAACAGAATGTATGCATATGAATAAAGTTTGCATCTTTACAATTTCTTGCAAAAACTTATGCTGGTATGTTGGTTTACTGGAATGGCACAAATGATATGCTTGAATTTTACAGTCGAGCAAATGAGATAAGGGCTCAAGAGGGAACCATAAGAGGTTTCGTTTCAGTTGTTGTCTGATCTTGTTGGTATTGGTTTTGATTCGCTGCGTTTAAACTGGGCTTCAGTGGAACAACTGCAGTAGAATTTCAGGCATGGGATCCTTCAATTATTTGCAAGATGGAGTATGAAAGAATGATGAAATCAAAGTTCAAAACTTACCTAGGCAGTCGAATTCTGCTTGAGAGGGAGTGAGATTGAGAGTGATTAGAGAGAGACAACTTGAGAGTGAATGGAAATGGAGACTCTAAGTTGGCAGAGGAGTGTTGGTGTAACTTTGATATTTGGAATTGGCTTCGCAAAGAAGGGAAAAGTGTTGATGGTAAGGGTTGTTTGTTTATTGGCGTGAATGGGGTAGGTAGGGCGGCTATGGGCGGCTGCTGGGTGGCTATTGGGCGGCTATGGGCGGCTGCTGGGTGGCTATTGGGCGGCTATTAGGTAGGTAGATGGGCTAGTAGATTGGGCAATTAAAATCCTTCAGGATAAAATTAccgaaactgtaataatcgctagggttcgctaaataaatagctcgtgtaaatgcttgaatgcttaattaaataaatatgctatgcacataatttaaataaataaatttacaaatactcCTTTTTGTAAATTATCTTTGTTgggattaaaataatttttattttctttatccggcgtgaatcatctaaaTTCTAAGTtccaaaattattctaaacttagctgtaaggaaacggggtattacaatttTGGAGGCACGCCCCTCTAGCTAAATGGTCCGAGGTGAGAAATCGTGCCTCATACATTCTTCAATTATCCAAAAAATTCAGAAACGCAACACAGCTATGGGGAATCTTCCAAATCTCCaaaccaaattaaattaaagtaaagACAAATTGCGTTGTAAAATGTTGTGGTTGACAATGCACCACATATTCAATTCACAGAACTGAACGATGTACTTACAACACTTGAGGCAGAGTTGAACAACTCGAACTAGATATTGCAACACAACAAGAATTAGAGGTAACATTTGGTCGGGTTGTCCTAAGAGGAGTCTTCAAGCATCTAAATCAAATAAAGCCCGTAAAATTGATGGGCACTGAAGACGTGGTTGCATTGAAGGAGCTCATGCTAATGGGTGGAATGCGTATACGCTTCTCAGTAGGGCTGTCAAAACCTGGCCCGGCCCAGTCCAACCGGCCCAATCACTACAAAAATATCATAATTCAACTTAAGTTGGatgtctttttatattatacaattgtaatgaaattagtaatattagataaaatttataaatttttaacttATATAAAATAAACCTCACTAATACTATAAGgattgaaataaaaatgaatttttatagtTGTATGTGAGTCAAACCAATGACCAATATTTCAActaacaacatatttttatcaacGATCATTATTAGCTAGTTAAAATGTCTATCAGAATATCCAAATATATTATTCGGATGTTTTTGCCCATTCTATattatagttatatattatattaagttAATGAACATTCATCGACTATAAAATCTTATCTATTATAGATTAAAATTAGAGCTGTCAAATGGGTCGGGTCGGGCCAGTTCGGCCCATCCACTGGGCTTTTGAATCATATCGGGGCGGGCCTGCCGAAATATGATCGGGCCTCAAAATAGCAAGCCCAACCCAACTCCTATCGGGCTACAAGGCGGTCGGGCCAAACCcgccaatatttttttttctcttaaaTTCTATtcttttgatataaaaataataaaaaaaagggttaagtatcaaataagccacTATCATAGTGGCCCTTATCACGTTCAGATCCCTATAGTtgaagttgggccaactaaaccctcaaagtgcCTAATTTTTAACAATCGGGCCCTCCGCCCTAACGGatgtttaacaccgttaagaattttttttatttcgccAAAGTCATCGGAAACTCGCTGGAAAATAGAcctctcattttctctctcatatCACGAAATAGCAACTTGCCGCCGGCGATAAGAACTGTCGCCACACTCCTCTGACATCTGGTGACCAAGTCATGGCCGCCGCCTTCGGCCCGGGGCTCCTCTCATCCTCTCCTTCTCCCACTCTTTTCTTTTCCCTCGCTCAAAACAAATAGCCTAGATCCGTCCAGCCAGTCGTCGTCCCACGCATCAACGGTTCCTTCCTCGGTGGAGGTGAAGGTTCCGCCACCTCCCCTGCTTCGATTATCCAGCAGAGGGCGTCGCCTCCGACCACTACTCGAAGGCCACAGCCCCTAAGCCATCTCTGAGAAGCCTTGGATCTCCAGGCTGCAACTGTCGCGCCCCTTCTTGACAGAAATAGGAATGGCTCCATCCTCTCTATTCGACAGAGGGAGTAAGACATCAAAGAGAGATATctctcattcttcttcttctttcgaACTAGACGgagaaacaaaaacaaaatcgaCCCAACCACTAATCGCGAGAAAGGATAGGCACCAATCGCCGCCTGAGAGCCCTAAGCCCCGAATCACAGCCTCCGCTGCCTCCTTTCATTGTTCTCTTTTCCCTAGCTCAGCCCCCTCTCAAACAAGCCACAATAGATTTGCACTGACACCACCTCTTCCCCTTCGCCTATCTGGCGAAGGGCGTCACCTCTGACCACCGCTCACCCACCAGCCGCACCCTTAAGTCGCGCCTGAAAAGCCATATGCGCACCAAGCACCGCCAACCTTCTCTCCTTCCGGCTAAGCCAAAACCTGAACCGCGCCGTCCGATTGTGAGGTGGCGAAACGGAAAGGATCGTCGTTCCCTTCTTGACCGAAAAAatgagatgagaaagagagagtgagatgggAAAGAGAAAtggcgaaaaaaaaaatcttaacggtgttaaacaaCCGTTAGGGTGGAGGGCCCGATTATTAAAAATTAGgcactttgagggtttagttggtccaacttcgactatagggatctaaacgtgataagggccactatgataggggcttatttgatacttaaccaaaaaataaaatacattaaatcaactaacatcaaatcaaatcatcaattcacaaatataaTTTAAAGTATTATATATTAAGCAAACTCAAAATTAATATAACTGTATTCAAAGCAAGAAAGCGCCTATTTTAAACTATAAAATTGGCAAAATAAGCGCCACATTCCATACTGCACTAATTAAAGTCTATTCTAAAAAGAGGTAGACTCACGATCACGGCAAAGTCAAAGAAAAATGGTAATACTCATTATATCATGAAGGTGttcgttatatatatatatatatatatatatatatatatatatatttatatatatgtatatataaatatatatataggagggaTCCATGAAAAATCCCATcaatatagagaatgaagaatcaATTTAGTCCATGCATTTCTCAAAATCCTACGGTTAGAttagaagatttttttttttcttttttcaattttgaatattCATCAAATTGATTATTAGAAATTCAAAAAGGGTAGATATGTAAGTTTGCTCATCACGTATATCCCATATTCCTAATTTTCCTCCACATTCATTGCATACCAACCGTTTCTTACTCCCATCGTCATTTCTCTCCCTCTTTTCTTCTCTAGTGTTTCTCACTATTTCTTCTCCGGTGACGCTCTCCGTCGCCTTCACCGCACCTCCAGCGAAGCCTGAAGGCTGGGTGGCGTGGGCCCTGAACCCGACCAGCACCAGCATGGTCGGCGCCCATTCGCTGGTCGCGTTCGCGGCGGCGAACGAATCTCcaagtatttaatttaagatataatattttttatatttaatccAGAAGCTTAAATTTCTCAATTAatgaaataacataaaaatgaaaTCTGAACATgaatctatttttaataaatttttattttaaattttaaaacatGTATATGTAAAtcttataaataataattaaaaaaatgagaggCCCAAAAAGCCCAAAAATCTCGGGCTTTTTAACCTCGAAGCCCAATCGGTCCAGTGGGCCGTTTGGGCGGACTTTTTAGGTCCGATTTTTTTGGGCCTCTATTTTATTGAGTCCAACCAACCCTAAATTCAAGCGAATTGGGTCAGTCCTTCGGGCTGGGCTAATTTTGATATCtaattaaaatcaataaatacatATACACATTTTTCGTATggattatgttatttatataacataatatattattGATTGTATATAAGTAAATCTTCTTAAATTTATTACATGTCACTATAGAAGTTATAAGGGGTTATTGTTGGAAAATACTCAAAAATTaccaattttctgatttatatcatGATCTTTTCTTTTGGCCAAAAAATATGCTATAATATAATTTCCCCCACTTACCAACATCATCGTACCAAGTTTTTCTACATTTAACTTAAGATATTAATTCCATTTATCTATGGGAAAACATAATAGAGCAACAAGCCTATTTAACAAGCTCAATTTAGATATAGGTagaattcaaattcacaatttTTGATTTCAAAATCATGAATTCGTCCGTTCCACTAGAAGGATACCTCAATAATATGaaacaaattattttatttataacaaaaataagCTCAAAACTACAATACAAAACGAGCCTGCACAACAAGCTCGACCTTAGATACTAGTAAGATTCGAATTCACTACTTCAGAATCATAAATTCATCCACTCCCTAAAGATACCTCAATAAATATGAAACATGAATCAGCACCAAATCATATTTCCTTCATTTGCACGACCACTGTACAGGTCCCGTTTTGGTACATTAAGACTTATAAGATATCGAGTAATTTCATAGATTGCGACATCATTAGAGATGCTAATATAACACCTAAATCACACTCAAAACATCCCTTTTCAAGATGGGTCacatatatcatcaaagttgAAGCAGGGGCAGGGCCATCACGGCAGCAAAAATGCAAACGAGCATCAATGACAGCCAGGTAGGGAAAGACTGACGTTTCTGCTGGTTATTCACCTCATTTGGGATGTCTACGTTATTCGGGTCCACCTTGGATCCACGTTTCTTTAATGTCGGACGGGAGTTTTCATCCCTCACGGATTCTTGTGCTGCTTGATCTGCAGATTGCTCGGTTGCTAACTGTTGTTCATATTTCTCTACGTACTCTGGGAATAGTTTCCTAAAAGTAGGGCTGTTTTGAACAAAGAGAACTTTGAGATCATTCATAATACGagtaaataattttatcattcaGTAATGGtttcaaaacaaaaaattatcattCAGTAATTTTCCTTCCCCTAAACATATGCTTGACAAGAGCAAATTTGTGCAAATTTAACTAATGATTTACCAACAATAAACGAAATGGAAGGCACCTGTGACAACCTCCAATTCATCTTATGCAGACCAAGAAATGACGAGAAAAGAGAAGCCATCGCCTTAAGTAAGACTTACTTTTTACAATTGAAAGCCAGAGAAGCACTTGCCAGcctctttttctcttcttctgtACTTGAGACACTGCCAGTGGTAGGGCTATTGTCCATCTGAAACAAGGTAGGAGACAAATAGTACCTGGTTGTAAATTTCGACTATGGAAACTAGTTTATAAGTATGTACAGGTTTTAATATCAAACAGAGATAATAAAATGAACAAACTCTCCCTCTAAAATTAGCATGGAACCCACCATGAATGAAAGGAGCCCATTCAGTATGCTGCATAGAAAAAGGAGAAATCAGCACAATATACTTAAAACTAAGGGCGATATTTTTCTCAACAACCCTTTACCTTGAGACAGACCACATGGGGTTCCAACTCTCAGGATGATCTGGAGAAGGAATCAAAAGTAGTGTCACACAAGAAAATGAG
This window encodes:
- the LOC130990295 gene encoding ubiquitin-conjugating enzyme E2 34-like, with translation MTDKACLKRLQKEYRALCKEPVSNVVARPLPNDILDWHYVLEGSQGTPFAGGYYYGKIKFPPDYPFKPPSITMTTPNGRFMTQKKLCLSMSDYHPESWNPMWSVSSILNGLLSFMMDNSPTTGSVSSTEEEKKRLASASLAFNCKNPTFRKLFPEYVEKYEQQLATEQSADQAAQESVRDENSRPTLKKRGSKVDPNNVDIPNEVNNQQKRQSFPTWLSLMLVCIFAAVMALPLLQL